Proteins from a genomic interval of Ictalurus furcatus strain D&B chromosome 2, Billie_1.0, whole genome shotgun sequence:
- the LOC128616696 gene encoding zinc finger protein OZF-like: MYLDKHIKRCHYEEYVRLQKFGEIISEVQRPTKGSNSQQMSSVTLSSDTSPREMQKEIHHCADCGKRFTRQGNLQRHQHIHSREKPYNCSECGKSFNRKDHLQQHQRMHAGEKLHHCSECGKSFTDQIHLQQHQRIHTGEKAYHCSECGKSFTDQSSVQRHQRIHTGEKPYQCSQCGKRFRHQGNLQRHQRIHTGEKPYHCTQCGKSFSQQSHFQQHQRIHTGEKPYHCPQCGKSFTHQDNLQLHQRVHTGEKPYHCLQCGKRFSHQSNLQRHQRIHTGERPHRCSQCGKSFIQKAELQLHQRIHTGEKPYQCSECGKSFSHKDYLKQHYHIHTGEKPYLCSQCGKSFIQKSALQQHERIHTGEKPYHCSQCEKSFTDPRNLKQHQRIHTGEKPHHCSQCGKSFIQKIELQLHERVHTGEKPYKCSQCGKGFKRKDHLLQHQSIHTGEKPFHCSHCGKSFTQRGALQQHERIHTGERPHHCSQCGKGFIQKIELQLHQRIHTVETPSPTTPELSHSREAVSLFTVKEEFY; the protein is encoded by the coding sequence ATGTACCTTGACAAACACATCAAAAGATGCCACTACGAGGAATATGTGAGACTGCAGAAAtttggagagattatatctgaGGTTCAGAGGCCCACAAAAGGCTCAAATAGTCAGCAAATGTCATCTGTCACTCTTAGTTCAGACACTTCTCCCAGAGAAATGCAGAAGGAAATTCACCACTGTGCAGACTGTGGAAAAAGATTTACTCGACAGGGTAATCTTCAACGACACCAGCACATTCACTCAAGAGAGAAACCGTAtaactgctcagagtgtggaaagagttttaatcGAAAGGATCATCTCCAACAACACCAGCGTATGCACGCAGGAGAGAAGCTGCATCACTGTTcagagtgtggaaagagttttactgATCAGATTCATCTCcaacaacaccagcgcattcacacaggagagaaggcatatcactgctcagagtgtggaaagagttttactgATCAGAGTTCTGTACAGCGACACCAGCggattcacacaggagagaagccttatcaatgctcacagtgtggaaagaggtTTCGTCATCAGGGTAATCTTCAACGacatcagcgcattcacacaggagagaagccgtatcattGCACGCAGTGCGGAAAGAGTTTCTCTCAACAGAGTCATTTCCAGCAacatcagcgcattcacacaggagagaagccgtatcactgcccacagtgtggaaagagttttactcaTCAGGATAATCTTCAACTACACCAGcgcgttcacacaggagagaagccgtatcactgcttgCAGTGTGGAAAAAGGTTTAGTCATCAGAGTAATCTTCAACGACACCAGCGTatccacacaggagagaggCCACATCGCTGCtcgcagtgtgggaagagttttattcaaAAGGCTGAACTTCAATTACACCAACGcatccacacaggagagaagccatatcaaTGCTCAGAGTGTGGCAAGAGTTTCTCTCACAAGGATTATCTCAAACAACACTATCACATTCACACAGGTGAGAAGCCATATctgtgctcacagtgtgggaagagttttattcagAAGAGTGCTCTACAGCAacacgagcgcattcacacaggagagaagccgtatcactgctcgcaGTGTGAAAAGAGTTTTACTGACCCGAGAAATCTTAAACAACACCAGCGtatccacacaggagagaagccacatcactgctcacagtgtgggaagagttttattcaaAAGATTGAACTTCAGTTACACGAGCGCgtccacacaggagagaagccgtataaatgctcacagtgtgggaagggTTTTAAGCGAAAGGATCATCTCCTACAACACCAgagcattcacacaggagagaagccgtttCACTGCTCACACTGTGGAAAAAGTTTTACTCAAAGGGGTGCACTTCAACAGcacgagcgcattcacacaggagagaggccACATCACTGCTCTCAGTGTGGGAAGGGTTTTATCCAAAAGATTGAACTTCAATTACACCAGCGCATCCACACAGTAGAGACGCCATCTCCTACAACACCAGAGCTTTCACATAGTAGAGAAGCTGTATCACTGTTCACAGTGAAGGAAGAGTTTTACTGA
- the LOC128620976 gene encoding histone-lysine N-methyltransferase PRDM7-like gives MKTETKGGGTEGSVKKETLELSISNHGNGFDNTPEIISIKEEEADDKDFLYCEVCKSFFFNKCEVHGPALFILDTPVPMGVADRARQTLPPGLEIQKSGIPDAGLGVFNKGETVPVGTHFGPYQGELVDREEAMNSVYSWVIYTSMQCEKYIDAKKEMHANWMRYVNCAHSDGEQNLVVFHYRGGILYRCCRPINPGQELLVWYEEKYASDVGPTFSHLWNIKCSPNEVMQSTLDASTPIKKK, from the exons ATGAAAACAGAGACTAAAGGTGGAGGGACAGAAGGCAGTGTGAAGaaagagaccctggagctgagcATCAGTAACCATGGAAACGGCTTCGACAACACACCTGAAATTATCTCCATTAAAGAGGAAGAAGCTGATGATAAAGACTTCCTCT aTTGTGAAGTTTGCAAATCCTTCTTCTTTAATAAGTGTGAGGTCCACGGTCCAGCGCTGTTCATCCTTGATACTCCTGTTCCTATGGGGGTCGCTGACCGAGCCAGACAAACTCTTCCTCCTGGACTGGAGATTCAGAAGTCTGGTATTCCTGACGCAGGCCTGGGCGTGTTCAATAAGGGGGAAACTGTTCCAGTAGGAACACATTTCGGACCCTACCAGGGAGAGCTGGTAGACAGAGAGGAAGCCATGAACAGTGTCTATTCTTGGGTG ATATACACGAGTATGCAGTGTGAAAAATACATAGATGCTAAGAAAGAGATGCATGCTAACTGGATGAG GTATGTGAATTGTGCTCATAGTGATGGCGAGCAAAATCTTGTGGTGTTTCATTATCGAGGGGGGATTCTGTACCGTTGCTGTCGACCCATTAATCCAGGACAGGAGCTCTTGGTGTGGTATGAAGAGAAATATGCCAGTGATGTAGGCCCTACATTTTCCCACCTCTGGAATATAAAGTGCTCTCCCAATG AGGTGATGCAAAGCACACTGGATGCTTCTACGCCTATTAAAAAG AAGTAA